The window GTTCAGAGGCGTCATGTCAGGCGTTGCCAAATCGCTGAACAGACTCACTGCCTGTGTCCGGGAAACGATACTCAGGAGATGTTGCTCAAGCAGGTCGGCAACTTCGCTTTCGCCTGTCAGGATGTACGGGCCGGAAAAGCTGACGCTTTTTTCAGAGGGGGACCGCCAGACCATTATCCCTGCGAGGGTGCCGATCTCATCGACACAGATGGCCATATCAAGGTCTCCCTGGGCGACCATATCCACGACTTTACCCGGCGTGAACAACACCTGATTGATCAGGTAGGCAGGATAGTTGTTCACAGCCAAAGTGCATGCTTCCTTGATCAGGGCCGGTTCGGGATTCTCCGCAATGGAGAGAGCTCCCGTGAGCTTCCCTTGTGTTCCGGGCTGCGCCTCAATGGTCGGATACGCATGGTCCTGACGCAACTCTAGATGAACGATCTTTCCCTGTAGGCGGATGGAAAACCCATCGACCATCCGTGACGCCAGCAGCAGACCGAGATGCTCTATGGATTGTTCTCCTCCGACACGTTCCTTGGCCGCCAGATTCATGGCCCAAAGGTCAGAAGGATTGGCTTCAAAAGAGAAGTCGGCAAGGACACACCAACGGCGCGTGGAAAGAGAGACTTTCACCTCGGTTCCCCTTGCGGTTTGAACCAGGTGCGAGACGATTTCCTCCGCTGCCATGGTCAGGCGCAGGCTCTTGGCTGCATCCAACTCAAACGCCTTGGCGGAATGTTCCACTACCCCCTGCACAAGGGGGATGAATCGAGTTTCAGCAGAGAACTGAAGCGATACGGATTGATCAGGATTTTGCATACAAGAACTGTTACATGCTCAGCCCAATGGTTTCAAGTGGAAGGCGCTAATAACAAGGAAACGAAAAAGAAAACCCGCGAATTGGGAGAAGACGGATGCATGTTCCGCCCATGTCCGATCTACGAACTGCTTCCGACCACAATGGCCGGGAACATGCCTTCTTCTTCCCCACCGAGGTAGGGCTGGAAAAGGTTGTATGATACCCGTTGCGTCTTTTGGGAATGCCCCATCGTTTCGTGACTGCCGTCGAAGTCGGCTCCGTTTTCTTCGAGGATGTGTTCTATGCGGTGCTGGAAGGCTTCGACAAACTCGGCGCCGCTTCCGTTGAAAGTGAGCCTGCCGATGCAGAAGGACTTTTTCGTGGAGAATTCGGACAGGGGCATGGACTGGAAGGCAAGGTCTTCCTGGCAGGTAACGTACCCCCATACCAAAGTCTGATCATCAATGGTGATCGGTTCGTCGGCATCGATGATGGTATGCGGCATGATGATGGAGCCGGAGCCGATCGTGATTTTGTGTTCTTCCTCGCCACGGAGGAAAGAGTTGAACCCGACGAAGACTTTTTCGTCCAGCACGGCGTGAATGACCTTGCCGCCGTGGGCAATGATGTCCCGTCCTGCAAGGCTGCTGCTAACGATGAAGCTGTTTTCCTGGGCATTGGATCCGATGCCCATATCCGTATCCTCCACATAGGCGCGTTGGGCGACAAGAGTGTTCTCGCCGATGGTGCAGTCGTCTTTGACCACGCAGTAGCGGCTGACGAATGCGCTTTCAGGAACGGGAACGGGCATCTCGATAGCAAGGGAATCGTATACGGGCAGAAAGTCGCTTCGTCTGTTCTTGAGAAAATCGGAGAACGCACCGGTCAGCTTCCCATCCGGCGTCCATGAGACGTATTTTTCAACCACGTTTTCTGGGTAGGTGTAATCGAATTCAAACGAAGTGCCGCATTTGATCCATACCCTGCCTGGTTCAATGATGGTCCGTGACAGATCCTCTGCCTGTACGTAGGAAAAGTCACCCAGAACACAATTGCGCATTACTGAAAGGTCTGCCGTGGCAAATGCCCCGAGGCAGACCCCTTCGGTCGTGGTGCCGTGGATGTTGGAGTAGTGCATGGCCACGGTGTTCAGAATGCGGAAGAACTCAGGTGTTTCCGTATTCTTTGAGTTGTTGTGAACCAAGGTCTTGATGAGGCAGCAGTTGGTGATCTGGATGGTCTCATCCTGATAGAGTTCGGTTGCTCTGCTCCCGGAGTTGACCACTGTGCCCTTGGGCTTCAGCTCATCTCCCCGGATGTCGCTCATGTGGATGATGGAGCGGTCCACTTCGCAACGGCCCATGAAGTAGCTTCCACTCAGGTTGCTTTCCTTGAAGGAGAAGTACCACGGGTGGCCCATCGAAAGGGCGTAGTAGGCATAGTACTTCGTCATTTTTTCCAGGCTGACAGTATTTCGTACCAATGGTTCGACATCCATGTGTACCGGATCAAGGTTTATGTTCACACGGGAGATGATGTGACTGATGAGGCGATTAATATTTTCCATGCTATTTCCTAGTCCATCCTGGTGGAAGGGAGTTCGTTCTTTACGGGCTGCAGGGTCACTGACTCCTGTCGGCCTTTTTATCCTGTTGTTCCGGTTTAGCTGTCAATGCCGTCATCAAATCCAGATTCTCTGCATCAGAAAAGGGCTCCCGGGTCTGGTCGGCCGGGAGCCCTTACGTGTTGGACTATAGTGCTTTCGAGTTCTAGAGGAAGGCGTACACCGCCGCCAGTCCGGTCAAGGACATGGTGATGGTGTATGGGAGCGCCAACAATACCATCCTGCCGTAGGAAAGGCGGATAACCGGAGCAAGCGCACTCGTAAGCAGGAAGAGGAATGCTGCCTGGCCGTTAGGTGTAGCCACAGACGGGATATTGGTCCCGGTATTGATGGCAACGGCCAGCTTGTCAAAGTGCTCCATGGTTTCCTTGACGTGTGCTGCGACTGGTTGAGGAAGAGTCGCGAGCACGTCGGCCCGTGCTATGTGGGCGTCCGTCAGTTTCGCCATGAGGTCATGTCCGCTCATTCCGATTCCGGGAATGGCATCCAACACGTGAATAAAGTGCAGCTTGGTCTCAGAAATGTAGACCGTCGCCACAAAGACGTTGTCTGAGATAGAGGAGAGAAGACCGTTGGCCGCGTAATAGGCGGCGAGTTGGTTCTGACCCTTGAGGCTCAGGACATATTCGATGATAGGTGCGAAAAGCTCCTGAGAGTGAATAACTGCAACCACCGAGAAGAAAACCACCAGCAGGGCGGTGAAGGGAAGCGCTTCCTCGAAAGCGTGACCAAGTTGGTGCTCCTCGATAATGCCGGTGAAAGAGGTCAGGAGGATGATGACCGAGAGGCCGATCAGGCCGACGGCTCCGAGGTGGAAGGCAAGGGCCAGAATGAGCCAAACCCCGACGAGCGCCTGGATGACAAGTTTAAGACGGCCTTTCTGTCCTTGCTTCTCTTCCATCTCAATGGCGGTTTCAAGAAGGAAGGAACGAATGTTGCCAGGCATCTGAAACCCGTAACCAAAGAGTTTGAACTGCTCTACTGCCAGACACGTCAACAGGCCGATAGCGAATACGGGCAGGGTGACAGGCATGGCGTGCAGGAAGAAGGGGACAAAGTGCCATCCCATCTCCTTGCCGATGAGCAGGTTCTGGGGTTCTCCAACGAGGGTGCAGACACCGCCCAGAGCAGTTCCGACTGCGCCGTGCATCATCAGATTTCGCAGAAAGCCACGAAATTGCTGGAGCTCTTCGCGATTCTTGTCCTTAACGGCATTGTCTGAAACCAAGTCGTGCGAATCAGTATGCCCCTTACCGGATACGAAGCGGTGGTAAATGTTGTAAAACCCGTAGGCCACCGCCATGATGACAGCCGTGACCGTCAGGGCATCAAGGAAGGCGGAAAGAAAGGCTCCGGCGAAGCAGAACAACAGGGCGATCAGTTTCTTGGACTGAACGCGTACAAGGATTCTGGTGAAGGTGAACTGCAGGAAGTCCTTCATGAAGTAGATACCTGCCACCATGAAGATAAGAAGCAGGATGACTTCGAAGTTGTTGAGCGCTTCGTGGTAGACGGTCTCCGGCGACGTCAGTTTCAGAAAGATGGCTTCGAGGGCCAACAAACCACCAGCTGGAAGCGGATAACATTTCAGGGCCATAGCCAGAGTGAAAATGAATTCGGCGATCAGTGCCCAGCCGGTTATGAATGGGCCGACGGTGAACATGAGGATCGGGTTAACTACAAGGAAACCCAGCAGGACCAGTTTGTACCAGGCCGGTGCGCTTCCAAGGAAGGTCTCGGCGAAGACGGTTGTTATCGGTTTTTTCATGAAGTTCTCCTAAAACATGACAAGACGCCATACGGCTTTTGCACAGCCGGACGTCGCTTGGGTTAAAGAAAATATGTGCTGTTGGAATATCTAAAATGGGCACCGGGAAGAGTTCCCGGTGCCCTATGTGAGCTAATAGAACATCATCAGGGCAGCGATCATCACGACCATGTATATGACGGTCATGCCTGCGCCACTGCGAACGTAGTCAACCGTACGGTATCCTCCGGGACGCATGATCAATGCGTTTACCTGGTGGGTAGGCAGAACAAAGGTGTTCGATGCGGCTATGGCTACTGTCAGGGCAGCCACTCGCGGATCGACGCCGGCGTTGATTGCCATGTTCATCGATAACGGTACGAGCAGGACTGTTGCGCCGACGTTGGATGCCACCAGCGTGAAGAAGGAGGTCAGGATACCGATGACCGTCAGCAACATTACGGCAGACGGTGTGCCAAGGGCAGCCATGATGGTGTCGGCAATGAATTTTGCGGCACCGGTGTTCTCAAAGGCCATACCCAGCGGGATGAGTCCACCCAGCAGGAAGACGGTCATCCAGTCAACGGACTGGTAAGCCTCGTCGATGGTCAGGACCTTGGTCAGGATCATGCCGAGAGCGCCTGTAAGGAGCGCGATGGAAAGCTGAACGTGGAAGCCGAGGATCATGACAAGGGAAATGGCCAGCCACATGAGTGCAAACTTCGCCTTGTCTGTGCGCAACAGTTCGCCCTTGACCGTCTCAGTGAAGACGAGGTCAGGCAGGCCTTTGAGCATGTGGAACATTTCCCAGCGGCCGTGCAGCAGCAAAGCATCACCGGATTCGATGACGATGTCGCTCAAGCCGCTGACGAATATCTTTTCCCCGCGGAAGATGGCGAGGGGGGAGACCTGAAAACGTTCTCTGATGCGGAGTTCGCCAATGGTATGGCCCATGAACTCGGAGCGGGGAGTAACAATGCCTTCCATGATGCCTGCGTTGTTCGGAGAAAGCTCCTCGGCGAACGTCGACAGTTCCGGTTGCAATGCCCAGCCCATGTCGTCGGCCATATGCTCGACGAATTCCTGCGGTCCGACGACGACGATATGGTCGCCTGGCTGAATCGTCTCTTCCGGAGTCGGAGCGAAGATTCGGGTCGCGGCATTGTCGCGGGCGATGGCAACCAGGGTGCAGAAGTATATGGGTCTGAGGTCGAGGGACTTGAGCGGAGCATCATTTTCCCAGTCTGCCGGGATGGCAAGCTCGTAAAGGGTACCGACGTGGTCGTAGGTGCTGGCGAGCACGGAAGACATCGGGCCTGAAGTTTCATCGTCTGAGCGGTTAGGCAGGATGAAACGACCAAGAAGAATGAAGTATATCAACGCAGCGGCGATCAACACGAGGCCGACCGGAGTGACGCTGAACAAGCCGAAAGGTTCGTACTTGGTGCCGCCAACGACCATGAGGTCGTTAAGCAGGATGAGCGGGCTTGAGCCAACCAGGGTCAGGCAGCCACCGATGATTGCGCAAAAACCCATGGGCATGAGCAGTCGGCCAATGGGAACGCCGGTCTGATTGCCGATTCGTTTGGCGGCAGGCAGAAACAGCGCAGCGGCGCCGATGTTCTGCATGAAACCGGAAATGATTGCGACGGTTCCCGATATGAGTGTCATGATGCGGGATTCGCTTTTCCCGGCAAATCGGAGAATGACGCGTGCCATTGAATTCATGACGCCGGTCTTATCAAGACCGGCGCCAATTATGATGACGGCTATGATCGAAACGACGGCGTTACTGCTCAGTCCGCTGATAGCCTGTTGCGGCGTAACGAGACCGAGAAGCGGCAGTAATACCATCATGATGATGCCGACAACGTCTACCCGAACCCATTCGAAGATGAAAAGGAGAATAGCGAAAACGAGAACGGCCATAACCGTTATAATCTCTGGAGTCATGTGAAATCCTTAAAACGTATGGAGAAAAACGTTGCGAGCGCCCTATTTGGCTCGCAACGTTGCTCGGGTGTAGACGGGAATGGTGTTTCGGCTTTTGCAAACAACAGCAGTGTCATCCATTACATACTTGAAACGGGGGTCAGCTTCATGCATCTGGGCGACGATGGTTTCCTCGTCTCCCTGACGAATTTCGTGACAGAAGCTGATGCCGGATTCAGCGGCCTTGCATGAAAAGTAATCGATATTGTTTTTTGCCTTGTCAGAGAATCCGTTGAAGTCGCGGCCGGACTCATCGAGATTGAGTGCTACCAGCGAGCTACGGGTTTTCTTGGCCATGTGGATGGCATAGTCGGAGATGGCGCGGGAAAACGAATTGCCTTTGCATACGATGAGGATTTTGCATTCCTGGCGTTCGCAATCGCAGTAGGCTTCAGCACTGACGGGGGTGTCGGTGATCATTTTCTTGCGGTTCTGAGTGAATCGTTTGAACATATCTATCATCGAAGATCCTCCATTTTTTTGCATCAGATGGTCTTCACGGCAGATCACCCATGATCCGACATGGCATGTGTTGCAGTTGGCCTCGGCCTGTGCTTTGTAATGCTTGTCCATCAGTGCTCTTAATGTTGTAAAGAGGGGCATATCTCTACTCCTTGGTTGTTGTGTGAGATTGCTCGTTCTCTTCTTCCCGCTCCCTATTAATCAAATCGCATGCCAATAATGGCGCTTTCATTAAAGTGCTGAATGTATTGAATAAAATATGTTTTGCACAAAATATGTGATAACGATGTGATGCAATTTGCAACGATCTATTCCTGTGCTGAGCACGAATAATGCGGAATGGCCTAAAACAAAGGGTTTACGACGCATGTTGCAAAACGCAACGAGGGGGTTGCGTGAGGGGTATAAGAGGCCCGATTGGTAAGAATACTGTGGTTCGCTTGAACAAAATTTCACATGATCAGTTGTTTCTATGTCGATGTAATGTGCTGTAAAATATGTATAATTTATCTGGGTCTCGTTTGATCCTGTGTGGAGATGACCATTTTCTTGGCATAAA of the Pseudodesulfovibrio sp. zrk46 genome contains:
- a CDS encoding universal stress protein gives rise to the protein MPLFTTLRALMDKHYKAQAEANCNTCHVGSWVICREDHLMQKNGGSSMIDMFKRFTQNRKKMITDTPVSAEAYCDCERQECKILIVCKGNSFSRAISDYAIHMAKKTRSSLVALNLDESGRDFNGFSDKAKNNIDYFSCKAAESGISFCHEIRQGDEETIVAQMHEADPRFKYVMDDTAVVCKSRNTIPVYTRATLRAK
- a CDS encoding transferase, with translation MENINRLISHIISRVNINLDPVHMDVEPLVRNTVSLEKMTKYYAYYALSMGHPWYFSFKESNLSGSYFMGRCEVDRSIIHMSDIRGDELKPKGTVVNSGSRATELYQDETIQITNCCLIKTLVHNNSKNTETPEFFRILNTVAMHYSNIHGTTTEGVCLGAFATADLSVMRNCVLGDFSYVQAEDLSRTIIEPGRVWIKCGTSFEFDYTYPENVVEKYVSWTPDGKLTGAFSDFLKNRRSDFLPVYDSLAIEMPVPVPESAFVSRYCVVKDDCTIGENTLVAQRAYVEDTDMGIGSNAQENSFIVSSSLAGRDIIAHGGKVIHAVLDEKVFVGFNSFLRGEEEHKITIGSGSIIMPHTIIDADEPITIDDQTLVWGYVTCQEDLAFQSMPLSEFSTKKSFCIGRLTFNGSGAEFVEAFQHRIEHILEENGADFDGSHETMGHSQKTQRVSYNLFQPYLGGEEEGMFPAIVVGSSS
- the nhaB gene encoding sodium/proton antiporter NhaB — its product is MKKPITTVFAETFLGSAPAWYKLVLLGFLVVNPILMFTVGPFITGWALIAEFIFTLAMALKCYPLPAGGLLALEAIFLKLTSPETVYHEALNNFEVILLLIFMVAGIYFMKDFLQFTFTRILVRVQSKKLIALLFCFAGAFLSAFLDALTVTAVIMAVAYGFYNIYHRFVSGKGHTDSHDLVSDNAVKDKNREELQQFRGFLRNLMMHGAVGTALGGVCTLVGEPQNLLIGKEMGWHFVPFFLHAMPVTLPVFAIGLLTCLAVEQFKLFGYGFQMPGNIRSFLLETAIEMEEKQGQKGRLKLVIQALVGVWLILALAFHLGAVGLIGLSVIILLTSFTGIIEEHQLGHAFEEALPFTALLVVFFSVVAVIHSQELFAPIIEYVLSLKGQNQLAAYYAANGLLSSISDNVFVATVYISETKLHFIHVLDAIPGIGMSGHDLMAKLTDAHIARADVLATLPQPVAAHVKETMEHFDKLAVAINTGTNIPSVATPNGQAAFLFLLTSALAPVIRLSYGRMVLLALPYTITMSLTGLAAVYAFL
- a CDS encoding SLC13 family permease, whose product is MTPEIITVMAVLVFAILLFIFEWVRVDVVGIIMMVLLPLLGLVTPQQAISGLSSNAVVSIIAVIIIGAGLDKTGVMNSMARVILRFAGKSESRIMTLISGTVAIISGFMQNIGAAALFLPAAKRIGNQTGVPIGRLLMPMGFCAIIGGCLTLVGSSPLILLNDLMVVGGTKYEPFGLFSVTPVGLVLIAAALIYFILLGRFILPNRSDDETSGPMSSVLASTYDHVGTLYELAIPADWENDAPLKSLDLRPIYFCTLVAIARDNAATRIFAPTPEETIQPGDHIVVVGPQEFVEHMADDMGWALQPELSTFAEELSPNNAGIMEGIVTPRSEFMGHTIGELRIRERFQVSPLAIFRGEKIFVSGLSDIVIESGDALLLHGRWEMFHMLKGLPDLVFTETVKGELLRTDKAKFALMWLAISLVMILGFHVQLSIALLTGALGMILTKVLTIDEAYQSVDWMTVFLLGGLIPLGMAFENTGAAKFIADTIMAALGTPSAVMLLTVIGILTSFFTLVASNVGATVLLVPLSMNMAINAGVDPRVAALTVAIAASNTFVLPTHQVNALIMRPGGYRTVDYVRSGAGMTVIYMVVMIAALMMFY